The DNA window TAAGAATAAGTTCATGTTTCAATTCTCCAAGAGTCTTATTGCAACAGGGCGGTTATTTCCTTCTTTTGCCTTACAAACTATTAAGAACGCCCGAATCTTATAAGCTTTTCCACAAAGGGCACTCTGAAAAACCCTCAAAAACCTCGAACCCAGAGGCTATGGTGGGCCCTTTTCACCGGGGACAGCCTCTTATACCTCCCATGATAATATGAACAAATATGTACACCAGGCTTCCCCGGAGTTTTGACAGCAGTAAATGGGAATTAAAAGGCCCATATAAGTCCTTTGCCAGAAATATCGTATTTGCATTAGGAGTGGATATCAAAAAAGCTCTGAAATATCTCCATTCAGAATTTCGAAAAATTTTCGTTACAAATTTCGACAAATTTACGACTTTTTGTTAGATGCTAACCAACCGTTATTAAAGACTTCCAGGCCCGCATGATGACGTTGATTCTGATTTACGGGAATGAAAAAGGAAACTCGCGGTGTAAAACTCCTCTCAGCGTGATAGAACGTCAAAGCCCAGCTCTCTAAGCTTCCAGATTATCTCGATGGGAAAGCCGACGACGTTGTAGTAGTCGCCCCTTATCCACTCGACGAAGAGGCCACCCCTGCCCTGAATCCCGTAGGCACCGGCCTTGTCCATCGGCTCCCCAGTCTTGATGTAGGCCCAGATAAGGTCATCGTCCAGCTCCCTGAACTTCACTTCCGTAGCGACCGCGGCGCAGTGCTCTTCTCCGCGGTGGATTATGCAGTAGCCCGTCGTTACCAGGTGCACCCTCCCGCTCAGGGCCTTCAGCATCTGGTAGGCCTCTTCCTCGCTCCCCGGCTTGCCGAGTATTTTCCCGTCTATGCTGACGACCGTATCGGCCCCTATCACGGTCGCCGCTCCATTGAGCCTCTCGTAGACTTCCCTAGCCTTCCTCCGGGCGAGCTCAAGGGCGTGCTCCGCTGGATCGGTCAGAGAACAGCTCTCGTCGGCCCTGCTGGGTATTATCTGGAACTCCCGTATGAACCTCGAAAGTATCTCCCTTCTCCTCGGCGATGCCGAAGCCAGAACGAGCAAGCCTTCACCCCCAAGTGTTAAAAGGAAACCGCCCTAAGACCTATGGGCGATGACGACAATTTCGCTAGCTGAGGAGTGATGACTACCCTCGCAGCCGAGCCTAAGCGAGGCACTCCTCTATCTCCTTTATTATGCACTCGATGTCCCTGTCGAACTCGAGGATCGAACAGCGGTTACCGTCTATCGGCGGGCACTTTTTAAGGTCCCTCAGCCTGACGTGGAGGATGCCCTTTCTCCCGTCCTTCTCGAGGGAGTACTTCCTGTAGAGGATTTCGCACTCCTCCCCCTGAAGCTCCTCCACGCTCGCATTGAACCTCACCAGCACGACCCTGTGGATGCCGTTTGCTACCTCAATGGCCACGTCGTAGCTCCCCGCCTCTATAACGATGGGAGGGCATATGTGCTCGAGGTTGTGCTTGTCAAAGCGGTGGAAGGTCTCGGGAGTAACGACCACTTCGTATCTCATCTGCACCACCGGGGAAAATAGGAGAGGGGAGTTTAAAAGCCTGCCCTTCTCAGGTGCTCGCCCATATCTCTATTCCCGCCTCCAAGAGCCTCTTAAGCTCTTTCCCTATCGGCGTGCTCTTGCTGACCTTGACGAGGCCCTTCCTGCTCGGAGTGGCGGTGAAGACGTACTGCTCGCCGCCGTAGAACTTGAGCGGCTTTTTGGCGTACTCCGGCGAGACCCTGAGGACTATCGTCTTCTTTTTCTCCTCGACTTCGACGGGAATTCTCTCCTTCGGCCTAGACTCTTCCCTCTCGGCGAAGCTCTTGACGTCGATGCTTATGCCGATCCTCTTTTCAAGCTCCGTGATGCGCTTCCCCTTCTTGCCGATTATCGCCGGGATATCAAACTCGTCGGCGTAGATCACAGCCTTGTGCGGGCTGACTATCTCAACCTCGGCGTTGACATCCGGCAGGAACTTCTTTATCTCCTGCTTGAGCCTCTTCTCGGCAAGCCTCAGAGCGGGAGCCTTATGCTCTTTCTTAACAGGGACGACGCTTACCTCTTCACCGTAGGTGTAGATCTCGTACTCCAGCTCGCCCGTTTCGAAGTCGCGAACCTCTATAACAGGCCTTGCAAGGTCTTCCTCCTTCATGCCGCTCGGGACTTTGACGAGATACTCGAGGGTCAGAACCTTGGCGACCCTTCCGGCCTTGATGAAGATCACCGTATCGACTATCTGCGGTATCATTCCGAGCTCGACCCTTCCGATGAAGCGCTGGATGGCATCTATCGGCTTCGTCGCGTGGACGACTCCAACCATGCCAACTCCCGCCAATCTGAGATCGGAGTATATCTTGAAGTCGCTGGTCTTCCTCATCTCGTCGAATATCGTGTAGTCGGGCCTAACCAGGAGGAGAACATCTCCAGTAAGCTCCATGCTCCCCTTCAGCGCCGTGTACTGCGTTATCTCCTCGCTGACCTGCAGGTCCCTGGGCTTCTCCATAGTTTTTACTATCCTGCCCATGCTCGCGTACCACTCTGCGAGGGCCTGGGCGAAGGTCGTCTTACCCTCACCGGGGGCACCCGCTATGAGTATTCCCGCCGCCTTGTCCCTGAGCCTCTCCAAAAGCCTCTCGCTCAGCTCGTAGTCCTCAATTGACAGCTTGGTTATCGGCCTGACGGCGGTTATCTCTATCCTGTCGGAAAACGGCGGCTTGGCTATGACGATACGGTAGTTCCTGAGCTGGACAACGGTAGCTCCAGGTTCGTCAAGCTCGATGAAGCTCTCTGGGTCGCGCTTTGCCCTCTCAACGATGTCGTCAGCTATGTCTTCAAGCTCGATGTCAGTTAAAGGTTCATCCCCTATGGGCACGAGCCTCCACTCGCCTGGCCTTCCCTTCTTCGCGAGCGGTCTCACGCCGGCCTTTAGGTGGACGCTCATCGTTTCCCCATCAAAGAAGTCCTCGAGGCGGTGCTTCACTTCTTTCCTCGCGGTTAGGTATATCACGTCTATGCCCTTGGCTATCGCTATGTCCCTCTGGACTTGATCGCCGGTCACAAGGGTTGCACTGAGCTCCTGGGCCACCTCTCTGACCATGTTGTCTATCTCTCCCGCCTTGGCCCTTCTTATCTGCCAGAGCTCAGGCCTCTCGCCGTAGAACTCGAGGAGTATCTCACCCTTGTCCGCCATCTCGCGGAGCTTCTTAAGCTCCTCAAGACCGACATGACCGATCGCCTTCCCCTCGTTGGCCTGGTGTTCTATCTCAGCCACGACTGCCTCGGGAATAACTATTTTGACCTTCTCACTGAGGGTTGATAGGAACTGCGTGAGCCTGCCGTCAACTATAACACTTGTATCCGGAACCAGTACTCTCATTTTCTCTCACCTAACCAGGGGTGAAGCGTAGCCTTCATAAAGGTTAGCGTTGCCCCAAACTTCATAAGGGAAAGAAAACAAGAACATTGAGGTGACGCTTATGGGACATCTCATCTCGATAGCCAGCGGTAAGGGTGGGACCGGGAAAACGACCACCACCGCCAACCTCTCTGTTGCCCTAGGGAAGATGGGCTATAAGGTTCTGGCCATTGATGCTGACCTCACCATGGCAAACCTCAGTCTGGTGATGGGAATAGACGATGCTGAAATTACAATACATGACGTTCTCGCTGGGGAGGCCGACATCAAGGACGCTATTTACTCGACAAGCTATGAGAACGTTGATCTAATTCCAGCGGCCGTTGACTGGGAGCACGTCCTCAAAGCCGATCCAAGGAGGCTTCCATCGACGATAAAGCCGCTGAAATCTGACTACGACTTCGTGTTGATCGACTGTCCCGCTGGCCTCCAGATGGACGCGATGAACGCCATGATGAGCGGCGAGGAGGTAATCCTGGTCACGAACCCGGAGATATCGTGCATAACCGACACGATGAAAGTGGGTATCGTGCTCAAAAAGGCAGGACTGGCGATCCTCGGCTTCGTCCTCAACCGCTATGGAAGGAGCGAAAACGACATACCGCCCGACGCAGCTGAGGAGGTCATGGAAGTCCCCCTGCTGGTTGTCATCCCCGAAGACCCGAAGGTCAGGGAGGCGACGCTGGAAGGCGTACCCGTTGTTGAGTATGCCCCCGACTCGAATGGTGCTAAGGCTTTCATGAAGCTGGCCGAAGAGGTAAGCAGGATAGCGGGCTTCAAGGCGAGGGTGATGGGATGATAGTGGCGTTCATAGGTACCGCTGGAAGCGGAAAGACGACTCTGACTGCCGAATTTGGAAAATACCTATCCGAGAACGGGCAGAAGGTAGCCTACGTTAACCTGGACACCGGAGTGAGGAGACTGCTATACACCCCCGACATCGACGTCAGGGAAAAGGTAACGGCATGGAGCCTCATGGATGAAGGCCTCGGGCCGAACGGGGCCATAGTGAAGAGCTACGACATCCTGGCGGAGTACACAAAGGAATACGCCGAGAGGATCAGGGCCCTTGAGAAAGACTCCGACTACGTCCTGATAGACACCCCTGGTCAGATGGAGACCTTCCTCTTCCACGAGTTTGGGGTCGAGCTGATGGAGGCCTTTCCGGATGCCCTCGGTGTCTATCTCTTCTCACCGGAGGTGCTCAGGAAGCCCTCCGACTTCTGCTTCGCTCTTTTCTTCGGCCTGATGATAGACCTGAGGCTGGGAATAACGACAGTACCGGCCCTAAACAAGGTAGACACCGTCAAAGACCTCGAAGGGATACGGAAGTATCTCGACGACATAGAATACCTCACGGCGAGGCTGAAGTTTGAGCCCTCCACCCAGGGGCTCCTTGCTTACAAGCTCTGCTCCTCCCTCCCGGAGCTTGCACCACCTACGAGAGTCCTCTACCTCTCAGCCAAGACCGGTGAGGGGTTCGAGGATCTCGAAACTGTCGCCTATGAGCATTACTGCACCTGCGGGGACCTGACCTGAACAGCCGTTCAAACGGGAGAAACCAGGTAGAACACTCTTCCACGTGGGAAGTGGGAAGGCTTATCTCTTCTGGCTTTTAAGGGGCCAGGGTGATGCTCATGTGCCTCATCGCTGGAGGAAGGACCAGAGGACTCAGGGAAAAGCTCATCACGATGGCCGTAACAGGAAAGCATAGGGGACCGGACAGCTTTGGGGTCTGGACCGACGGAGGGGTGTTCAAATCGGACGACTTTTCAAACCTGGCCGAGATCCCTGACGGAAGGATCGGTCTTCTTCAGTGCAGGCTGGCTATGACCGGTTCAAAGGGCTTCACCCAGCCCTTCGTGAACGACCTCGCCCTTGTCCACAACGGTGAGATATACAACCACACGGCTCTGAGGGGCTACCTTGAGGGCAGAGGCGTCTCATTCGAGAGCGATGTTGACAGCGAGGTTATACTCCGCCTCATCGAGTTTTTAAGGGGAAAGCACATGAGCTACCCGGAGATCGTTAAAAAATTGTTCTGGATGCTTGAGGGGGACTACGCCGTTGCTTTCTCGGACGGAAGGCGCATCTACCTCTTCAGGGACCCGATGGGAGTGAGGCCGCTCTACTTCTCACGCAACGGCTTATTTGCAAGCGAGAAAAAAGTCCTCTGGGCGGTGGGCGAGAGGGAAGTTGAGCCCGTCCAGCCTGGAGAGCTCGTCGTCCTTGAGGAGAAGGGAGTGAGGAGGGCAAGGCTCTTCTCCCTAGAGAGCCTGAAAACCAAGGCAAAATGCGAAAGGAAAGACCCAGTTAAAGGCGTTGGGAAGCTCCTCGGCTATGCCGTAAAGAACCGAGCCTCCAGAAAGACCGGCGTGTTGTTCTCTGGTGGCCTAGACAGCACTCTGGTTGCCTATCTGGCGTCGCAGTACTCCGAGGTAGTCCTGTACACTGCTGGAACAGAGGACAGTCCCGATATAGAGTGGGCCAGGAGGGTGGCCGACCACTTCGGCTGGAAGCTGAGGGAGAGGCTGTTTGGGGTTGAGGATGTTAAAGAAGCCGTAAGAAACGTAATGTACGCCATTGAGGAGCCGAACCCGATGAACCTTGCCATAGGGCTCCCGCTCTACTTCGCCTCGGCCATAGCTTCCTCAGACGGCACGCGCGTCGTCCTCAGCGGACAGGGTGCGGACGAGCTCTTCGGAGGCTACGCGAAGTACCTTGAGAGGCCAGAGCTTATGGAGGAGGATATAGCCCTCATCTCCGAGAGGAACCTCGCGAGGGACGACAAGATAACGATGCTGAACGGAGTTGAGGGGAGGTATCCTTTCCTCGCCCTTCCACTGGTGGGCTTTGCCCTCAGCCTGCCTCTCGAAGCGAAGATAGCGGACGGAACCAGGAAAGTTGTCCTGAGGAAGCTTGCCCTCCGGCTTGGAATCCCAGATTGGATAGCCAAGAGGGAAAAGAAAGCGGCCCAGTACGGCAGCAGGGCCCAGAAGCTCCTAGAAAATGTCGCTAAGGAGGAAGGCTTAACCCTCAGGGAGTTCGCGGAGAGGCTCTTCAGGGAGACCTTCCCAAACGCTTTTTAACTCCGCCTTTAACTTCTCTCCATGAGAATCCTCATGGTAGGACACTACCCCCCTCACGGCGGGGGCGTTGCAAGGCATCTCGACAACCTCGTAAGGGAGCTTAGGAAGCGCCACGAGGTTCACGTGCTCACCTACGGCCCGATTAAGGCCAGGGGGTTCGAAAGGGAGTTTGTCCACCAAGTTAGGGTTCCGCCGGTATATGGCCTGAGGGGGACTACCTTTGCCTTCGCCGGCGCAAAAAGGATAGTCCAGCTCCATAAGAAGTTCGATTTTGACATTATCCACTGCCACTTCGCCGGAACAACCTCTTTCTCCGGCGCGCTGGCCAAGGAGAAAACGAACCTGCCCCTCGTGGTAACCGCCCACGGGAGCGACCTCGAAAACACGCCCAAATCCCACTTGGGCAGGTTCTACGTCACGAGGAGCCTGAGAAGGGCAGACTCTGTCATAACAGTCAGCCACCACTTAGCGAGGCTTGCGAGGTCTCTTGGAGCGGAAAACGTCGAGGTAATCCCTAATGGACTCCTCGAGTTTGAAGAACCCAGAAGGGAGAGGAGGAGGTACGTAACCTTCATAGGTGCCCTTCGGGACTACAAGTCCCCGGAAACGTTTGTAAAACTGGCGAGGTTCTTCCCCAGCACAGAGTTCCTCGTAGTGGGTGACGGCCCCCTCAGGGGGAAGCTTGAGGCAGAAGCTCCGCCGAACGTCTGCTTCCTCGGCTACCGCACAGATGTTGACAGGATTTTGAGCAGAAGCCTTCTACTGGTTCTACCATCCAGAAGGGAGGGCTTCGGCCTTGTCGTCCTTGAGGCAAACTCCCTCGGTGTCCCCGCGGTTGGGAGGAGGGTCAGCGCAATTCCAGAGCTCATCAGGGAGGGGAAGAACGGCCTAACCTTTACTAGCTTTGAGGAGCTCGTGGGGGAAGTTAAGGCCCTCCTGGAAAACCCAAAGAACACTAGAAAAATGGGTTCGACCGGCAGGCGCATTGCCGGGAAGTACTCTTGGAAGAAAGTTGCAAGAGAAGTTGAAAGGGTGTACTCCTCTCTCGTGGGATAGCTTTTTAACCCGCTTTTTTCACCGAAGGTTAGGAGTGCAGTTCGCGATTATGAACTATGACCATTGAGCTTCTCAAATACAGGTGGGGTGAGGGTTGTGACGATAGTTATCAACATGCGAGAGGGTCTGGACGAGAGGAAGATAAAGGTAGCTGCGAGGCTAATCCTCGAGGGAAAGCTCGTGGCGTTTCCGACCGAGACCGTTTACGGCCTCGGCGCGGATGCCCTGAACGAGAACGCCGTTAGGAGAATATTTGAGGCCAAAGGAAGACCAGCAGACAACCCTCTGATAATCCACATAGCCAGCATTAGCGATCTGGAGAAAGTTGCCAGGGAAGTACCGGAGAAGGCAAAGCTCCTCGCCGAGAAGTTCTGGCCGGGACCTCTAACCCTCGTCCTCCCAAAGAGGAGAGAAGTACCCCTGGTTACGACAGGAGGGCTCGACACGGTCGCCGTGAGGATGCCATCTCACCCGATAGCACTTGCCCTGATCAAGGCAAGCACTCCCCTCGCGGCCCCCTCAGCCAACATAAGCGGGAAGCCCAGCCCAACTTCTGCCGAACACGTGATAGATGACTTCTACGGAAAAATCGAGGGGATAATAGACGGCGGCGAGACCTGGATCGGCGTTGAATCAACAGTCATTGACGTGACAGAAGAACCTCCAGTGCTACTGAGGCCTGGAGGTATTCCCGTAGAGGAGATAGAAAGGGTCATCGGGCCCGTCAGGATACACCCCGCGGTCAAGGGCAAGAACGCAGACCTCGCAAAGGCTCCTGGAATGAAGTACAAGCACTACGCCCCAAACGCGAGCGTGGTAGTTGTCGAAGGAGAACCAGAGAAGAGGAAAAAGAAGATCCGT is part of the Thermococcus stetteri genome and encodes:
- a CDS encoding Maf-like protein; this encodes MLVLASASPRRREILSRFIREFQIIPSRADESCSLTDPAEHALELARRKAREVYERLNGAATVIGADTVVSIDGKILGKPGSEEEAYQMLKALSGRVHLVTTGYCIIHRGEEHCAAVATEVKFRELDDDLIWAYIKTGEPMDKAGAYGIQGRGGLFVEWIRGDYYNVVGFPIEIIWKLRELGFDVLSR
- a CDS encoding PINc/VapC family ATPase → MRVLVPDTSVIVDGRLTQFLSTLSEKVKIVIPEAVVAEIEHQANEGKAIGHVGLEELKKLREMADKGEILLEFYGERPELWQIRRAKAGEIDNMVREVAQELSATLVTGDQVQRDIAIAKGIDVIYLTARKEVKHRLEDFFDGETMSVHLKAGVRPLAKKGRPGEWRLVPIGDEPLTDIELEDIADDIVERAKRDPESFIELDEPGATVVQLRNYRIVIAKPPFSDRIEITAVRPITKLSIEDYELSERLLERLRDKAAGILIAGAPGEGKTTFAQALAEWYASMGRIVKTMEKPRDLQVSEEITQYTALKGSMELTGDVLLLVRPDYTIFDEMRKTSDFKIYSDLRLAGVGMVGVVHATKPIDAIQRFIGRVELGMIPQIVDTVIFIKAGRVAKVLTLEYLVKVPSGMKEEDLARPVIEVRDFETGELEYEIYTYGEEVSVVPVKKEHKAPALRLAEKRLKQEIKKFLPDVNAEVEIVSPHKAVIYADEFDIPAIIGKKGKRITELEKRIGISIDVKSFAEREESRPKERIPVEVEEKKKTIVLRVSPEYAKKPLKFYGGEQYVFTATPSRKGLVKVSKSTPIGKELKRLLEAGIEIWAST
- the minD gene encoding cell division ATPase MinD, whose protein sequence is MGHLISIASGKGGTGKTTTTANLSVALGKMGYKVLAIDADLTMANLSLVMGIDDAEITIHDVLAGEADIKDAIYSTSYENVDLIPAAVDWEHVLKADPRRLPSTIKPLKSDYDFVLIDCPAGLQMDAMNAMMSGEEVILVTNPEISCITDTMKVGIVLKKAGLAILGFVLNRYGRSENDIPPDAAEEVMEVPLLVVIPEDPKVREATLEGVPVVEYAPDSNGAKAFMKLAEEVSRIAGFKARVMG
- a CDS encoding ATP/GTP-binding protein; this translates as MIVAFIGTAGSGKTTLTAEFGKYLSENGQKVAYVNLDTGVRRLLYTPDIDVREKVTAWSLMDEGLGPNGAIVKSYDILAEYTKEYAERIRALEKDSDYVLIDTPGQMETFLFHEFGVELMEAFPDALGVYLFSPEVLRKPSDFCFALFFGLMIDLRLGITTVPALNKVDTVKDLEGIRKYLDDIEYLTARLKFEPSTQGLLAYKLCSSLPELAPPTRVLYLSAKTGEGFEDLETVAYEHYCTCGDLT
- the asnB gene encoding asparagine synthase (glutamine-hydrolyzing), which encodes MCLIAGGRTRGLREKLITMAVTGKHRGPDSFGVWTDGGVFKSDDFSNLAEIPDGRIGLLQCRLAMTGSKGFTQPFVNDLALVHNGEIYNHTALRGYLEGRGVSFESDVDSEVILRLIEFLRGKHMSYPEIVKKLFWMLEGDYAVAFSDGRRIYLFRDPMGVRPLYFSRNGLFASEKKVLWAVGEREVEPVQPGELVVLEEKGVRRARLFSLESLKTKAKCERKDPVKGVGKLLGYAVKNRASRKTGVLFSGGLDSTLVAYLASQYSEVVLYTAGTEDSPDIEWARRVADHFGWKLRERLFGVEDVKEAVRNVMYAIEEPNPMNLAIGLPLYFASAIASSDGTRVVLSGQGADELFGGYAKYLERPELMEEDIALISERNLARDDKITMLNGVEGRYPFLALPLVGFALSLPLEAKIADGTRKVVLRKLALRLGIPDWIAKREKKAAQYGSRAQKLLENVAKEEGLTLREFAERLFRETFPNAF
- a CDS encoding glycosyltransferase family 4 protein, whose amino-acid sequence is MRILMVGHYPPHGGGVARHLDNLVRELRKRHEVHVLTYGPIKARGFEREFVHQVRVPPVYGLRGTTFAFAGAKRIVQLHKKFDFDIIHCHFAGTTSFSGALAKEKTNLPLVVTAHGSDLENTPKSHLGRFYVTRSLRRADSVITVSHHLARLARSLGAENVEVIPNGLLEFEEPRRERRRYVTFIGALRDYKSPETFVKLARFFPSTEFLVVGDGPLRGKLEAEAPPNVCFLGYRTDVDRILSRSLLLVLPSRREGFGLVVLEANSLGVPAVGRRVSAIPELIREGKNGLTFTSFEELVGEVKALLENPKNTRKMGSTGRRIAGKYSWKKVAREVERVYSSLVG
- a CDS encoding L-threonylcarbamoyladenylate synthase translates to MTIVINMREGLDERKIKVAARLILEGKLVAFPTETVYGLGADALNENAVRRIFEAKGRPADNPLIIHIASISDLEKVAREVPEKAKLLAEKFWPGPLTLVLPKRREVPLVTTGGLDTVAVRMPSHPIALALIKASTPLAAPSANISGKPSPTSAEHVIDDFYGKIEGIIDGGETWIGVESTVIDVTEEPPVLLRPGGIPVEEIERVIGPVRIHPAVKGKNADLAKAPGMKYKHYAPNASVVVVEGEPEKRKKKIRELVEEYRERGYRVGVMATVEVEADEFYPLGKTPEEVARNLFKALRELDRRGVDVIIAEGVEERGIGLAVMNRLRKAAGYRVIRA